One Azospirillum sp. B510 genomic window carries:
- the folE gene encoding GTP cyclohydrolase I FolE — protein MFRGPGLSRPDATADAARPSRAEAEEAVRTLIRWAGDDPTREGLVGTPDRVVRSYDEFFAGYGIDPVEILSRTFEETDGYDEMVVLRDIRVESYCEHHMVPIIGKAHVAYLPRRRVVGISKLARLVEAYGKRLQIQEKMTAQIANTIDEVLQPEGVAVVIEAQHQCMTTRGVHKTGVTMVTSRMLGAFRSDPSTRREFLTMIGNPSSRGGE, from the coding sequence GTGTTCCGCGGACCCGGCCTGTCGCGGCCGGATGCCACCGCCGATGCCGCCCGCCCGTCCCGCGCCGAGGCGGAGGAGGCCGTGCGCACCCTGATCCGCTGGGCCGGCGACGACCCGACGCGCGAGGGGCTGGTCGGCACGCCGGACCGCGTCGTCCGCTCCTATGATGAATTCTTCGCCGGCTATGGCATCGATCCGGTCGAAATCCTGTCGCGCACCTTCGAGGAGACCGACGGCTACGACGAGATGGTCGTGCTGCGCGACATCCGGGTCGAATCCTACTGCGAGCACCACATGGTGCCGATCATCGGCAAGGCCCATGTCGCCTATCTGCCGCGCCGCCGCGTTGTCGGCATCTCCAAGCTGGCCCGGCTGGTCGAGGCCTATGGCAAGCGCTTGCAGATCCAGGAGAAGATGACGGCGCAGATCGCCAACACCATCGACGAGGTGTTGCAGCCCGAGGGCGTGGCCGTGGTGATCGAGGCGCAGCACCAGTGCATGACCACCCGCGGCGTCCACAAGACCGGCGTGACCATGGTGACCAGCCGCATGCTGGGCGCCTTCCGCAGCGACCCGTCGACCCGCCGCGAATTCCTGACGATGATCGGCAACCCGTCCTCGCGCGGCGGGGAGTGA